AAGGTTTCAAATTGCAGTTACAGTCACAGTGCTAAAACCTCAGAAACCTTTATATTGGGGACAAATGTGGCTGCAATTGCATCTGTTGATTGAAATTTAAACCCTGCAGACCAAGTTTTAGAAACCAGTCTACGAGTCTCTGCAACTGCAATTTGCAGCATCAGTCACATTTATCTGTACATTTCTGCAATATCAAAGATTGCAACAAAACCGCAACTATGGCTACAACCACAATGTAAAACCTTGATGCAGAGTGCATTGGCCACGACAACTGCAATGCAGATGCGACCGTactcacaatttaaaaccttgactAGTTGTTAGTAACAAGAACTAAGCCGGATTACTGGTAATCTCTTGGAGGACTAAAAATCTAGCcttgttaatattataaaagcaGAGGAATATATGCTCCTCAAGATCCTCAACCTGTTCCAAAAACCCCTTATGACTCTTCCACAGCTGCTTGATAACTTCCTCCACAAGGTACCTCTCATTCCCCCTCTCCAGCACAAGCCTCACCAGCACCTTGTCCCCCTCCACGGCGGCGCGCAGCCGTGATGCCAGCGCGTCAATCGTCGCGAGATCGTTGCTCAACACGTAAGCACATTTTGCAGCAGCATCAAGCTGCCTCAGTTCTGCAAGTTCCTTCTTCTCAAAGGCACAGACCGGCACAGCACCGGCCGCAGCCAGAGCGGCCACGGCGTGCAGGGTGACCGCAACGGTGGCGGCCACCACGGCAATCGCGACGGCGACGAGGCAGAGGGCGGAGCCGCGGACGGCGCGCCGGACGATGCGGAGTCGCGACAGCGATTTTGCGACGCGGCGGTCGAGCTGCGTTTTGAGGGCGGAGAGGTCGGAGCGGATGGCGGAGAAGGTGAGGGAATCAGGGATGGGGTTTTGGAAGGCGTGGAAGGGGTGGAAGAGGCGGAGGGCGCGAACGCAGTCGTTTTGGGTGGGGTCGgtggggtttagggtttggaAGAAATCGAGGAGGGGAGCGTGGAGGTCACGCGCGCGGAGGAGGCATTGGTGGAGGTGGAGGCAGAGGTCGGAGGCGGTTTCGGTGTGGTCAAAGAACGTTGAAATGAGGCGCGTGAGGCGCGTGGGGATTAGGGTTAGGGCATCTTGGACGCGGTCGCGGTTAGGGTTAAGGTGGTGGAGTTGGGCTTCGACGTTGGAGCGAATCTCGGTGTAGGAGGTGGTGTGAACGGCGAGGTTGTACTCGCGAGAGATGCTGGGAGTGCCCTCTGAAACGCAGCGTTTGTTAGTGATAGTAAAACAgtttgaagaaagaaaaagaagagaaagaatggCTAATGCGTGTGTTGAGTTAGTTACCTTGAGAGGGGTTTGGGATTGTTGAGGAAGAGGTGGAGGATTTGAAGGAGATGCATTTCAGCATTATGGTTTTACTACTTTGCCCAGAGATTTTTGGTCTTTGAGTGTTTGCAATCTAATGTAATGTGTGTCAGTGTTGCTCACCAATTTTACAGAGTGatggttcttcttcttcttcttcttcttcttctgcaagAAAGAGGAGAGACTAAAGGTACGAAGGAACAAGAAGTGTGGGGCTTTATAAGCTAACAGGAACTCATGAACGATGGAATTTCTGGGTTACACTTCATGCAAAGTAAT
The Glycine max cultivar Williams 82 chromosome 16, Glycine_max_v4.0, whole genome shotgun sequence genome window above contains:
- the LOC102661264 gene encoding UPF0496 protein At3g19330 isoform X1, whose protein sequence is MLKCISFKSSTSSSTIPNPSQEGTPSISREYNLAVHTTSYTEIRSNVEAQLHHLNPNRDRVQDALTLIPTRLTRLISTFFDHTETASDLCLHLHQCLLRARDLHAPLLDFFQTLNPTDPTQNDCVRALRLFHPFHAFQNPIPDSLTFSAIRSDLSALKTQLDRRVAKSLSRLRIVRRAVRGSALCLVAVAIAVVAATVAVTLHAVAALAAAGAVPVCAFEKKELAELRQLDAAAKCAYVLSNDLATIDALASRLRAAVEGDKVLVRLVLERGNERYLVEEVIKQLWKSHKGFLEQVEDLEEHIFLCFYNINKARFLVLQEITSNPA
- the LOC102661264 gene encoding UPF0496 protein At3g19330 isoform X2, translated to MLKCISFKSSTSSSTIPNPSQEGTPSISREYNLAVHTTSYTEIRSNVEAQLHHLNPNRDRVQDALTLIPTRLTRLISTFFDHTETASDLCLHLHQCLLRARDLHAPLLDFFQTLNPTDPTQNDCVRALRLFHPFHAFQNPIPDSLTFSAIRSDLSALKTQLDRRVAKSLSRLRIVRRAVRGSALCLVAVAIAVVAATVAVTLHAVAALAAAGAVPVCAFEKKELAELRQLDAAAKCAYVLSNDLATIDALASRLRAAVEGDKVLVRLVLERGNERYLVEEVIKQLWKSHKGFLEQSLFCPMILGKV